A genomic window from Silene latifolia isolate original U9 population chromosome Y, ASM4854445v1, whole genome shotgun sequence includes:
- the LOC141628518 gene encoding uncharacterized protein LOC141628518, with amino-acid sequence MSSVLSKNLPDLPKLEHLGGNNYKRWSQKLLMFFEQLKIDYVLFSDPPPPHLSNRYYRRRNPSDYFSQRKSNEEAINKFDKDNKTAKYHLMNNMTDILFYLFMIHKSARTIWESLETKYGADDAGKKKYVVGKWLGFQMVDGKPIMEQVHVYENLCANVVNEGMKLDEIFLANVLIERFPPS; translated from the coding sequence ATGTCGTCTGTGCTGTCCAAAAATCTTCCTGATTTGCCTAAACTTGAGCATCTAGGTGGTAACAACTACAAACGTTGGTCACAAAAATTGCTGATGTTCTTTGAACAACTCAAAATTGATTATGTGCTGTTTAGtgaccctcctcctcctcatttATCAAATCGCTACTATCGTAGAAGAAACCCCTCCGATTATTTCTCGCAAAGAAAGTCAAATGAAGAGGCTATTAATAAATTTGATAAGGACAATAAAACTGCTAAATACCATCTAATGAACAACATGACTGAtatcttgttttatttatttatgattcATAAGTCTGCCCGTACCATTTGGGAATCGTTGGAAACGAAATATGGGGCTGATGACGCagggaaaaagaaatatgttgtgggtaaATGGTTGGGATTTCAGATGGTCGATGGGAAACCTATCATGGAACAAGTACATGTctatgaaaatttatgtgctaatgtTGTTAATGAGGGGATGAAGTTAGATGAAATTTTCCTGGCCAATGTTCTCATAGAACGTTTTCCCCCTTCCTAG